One Nocardioidaceae bacterium SCSIO 66511 genomic window carries:
- a CDS encoding NADH-quinone oxidoreductase subunit J, whose amino-acid sequence MGAIMVASALGMVLARKAVHCALFLATIMITLAIMYAAQGAPFLFAVQIIVYTGAILMLFLFVLMLVGVDSSDSIVETIKGQRLLAAFVGIVFGVVFAVAVSQTAVGTVAGTDVANEDGNVYGIAKYLFSDYMYAFELTGALLTAAVLAAMVLAHRERLVKKQTQRELAEQRMVDYAESGKHPGPLPTPGVFARHNANDTPALLPDGSISQLSISRTLRARGSVKGALTDDVNETIRMLDPEAQVDERDDTSPPEADAQDDNRDEDGDDK is encoded by the coding sequence ATGGGCGCGATCATGGTGGCGTCTGCGCTCGGCATGGTCCTTGCGCGCAAGGCGGTCCACTGTGCGTTGTTCCTCGCCACGATCATGATCACGCTCGCGATCATGTACGCCGCGCAGGGCGCGCCGTTCCTGTTCGCCGTCCAGATCATCGTCTACACCGGCGCGATCCTGATGCTGTTCTTGTTCGTGCTGATGCTGGTCGGCGTCGACTCCTCCGACTCGATCGTCGAGACGATCAAGGGTCAGCGCCTCCTCGCGGCGTTCGTGGGCATAGTCTTCGGCGTCGTGTTCGCCGTTGCCGTCTCGCAGACCGCAGTCGGTACGGTCGCCGGCACCGATGTAGCAAACGAAGACGGCAACGTCTACGGCATCGCCAAGTACCTGTTCTCCGACTACATGTACGCCTTCGAGCTCACCGGCGCCCTGCTGACCGCCGCGGTCCTCGCCGCAATGGTGCTGGCACATCGCGAGCGCCTGGTGAAGAAGCAGACCCAGCGCGAGCTGGCTGAGCAGCGGATGGTCGACTACGCCGAGTCCGGTAAGCACCCGGGTCCGCTGCCGACACCGGGTGTCTTCGCCCGCCACAACGCCAACGACACCCCGGCACTGTTGCCCGACGGGTCGATCTCGCAGCTGTCCATCTCGCGTACGCTGCGTGCCCGCGGCTCGGTCAAGGGCGCGCTCACCGACGACGTGAACGAGACGATCCGGATGCTCGATCCCGAGGCGCAGGTCGACGAACGCGACGACACCTCGCCGCCGGAAGCCGACGCGCAAGACGACAACCGAGACGAGGACGGTGACGACAAGTGA
- a CDS encoding NADH-quinone oxidoreductase subunit M produces the protein MSFPWLTVIAALPIVGALVLVALPRGRTALVKQTAIGFTAVTLAVAIAMATQYSASDGGYQLTEKHEWIGLFGAYYAVGVNGIGLTLILMTVILTPIVVLASWRDGDTGRWSPNAFFAWMLALEGLAIGVFAAMDVFLFYVLFEATLIPIYFLIGGFGGAKRSYAAIKFLLFSLVGGLLMLASVVGLYVVSADQGDPSFLITDLMSLDIGETTGRWLFLGFMIAFAIKAPMWPVHTWLPDAAAAGTPGTSVLLVSILDKIGTFGMIRLCLGIFPEASQWASPVVIVLAVISVIYGALLAIGQDDIRRLIAYTSVSHFGFIVLGIFVLNSQSASGASLYMFNHGLSTAALFLVTGVMISRRGSARISDFGGVQKIAPLLAGVFLIAGLSSLSLPGLSPFVSEFLVLAGTFTHSIAAAAVATLGIVLAALYILLMYQRTMTGPLREDNEGVTDLRPRELAALAPTVVLIIGLGFFPQPLLDVINPAVSDTLEHVGVHDPEPDHPAAESAEEAHQ, from the coding sequence ATGAGTTTTCCCTGGCTCACTGTTATTGCCGCGCTGCCGATCGTCGGTGCGCTGGTCCTGGTCGCGCTGCCGCGCGGGCGTACCGCTCTGGTCAAGCAGACCGCGATCGGCTTCACCGCCGTCACGTTGGCGGTCGCCATTGCCATGGCGACGCAGTACTCCGCGAGCGACGGCGGCTACCAGCTGACCGAGAAGCATGAGTGGATCGGCCTCTTCGGCGCGTACTACGCCGTCGGCGTCAACGGCATCGGGCTCACCCTGATCCTGATGACGGTGATCCTCACCCCGATCGTCGTACTCGCATCCTGGCGCGACGGCGACACCGGGCGCTGGAGCCCGAACGCCTTCTTCGCTTGGATGCTCGCGCTCGAGGGCCTTGCGATCGGCGTCTTCGCCGCGATGGACGTGTTCTTGTTCTACGTCCTGTTCGAGGCGACGCTCATCCCGATCTATTTCCTGATCGGCGGTTTCGGCGGGGCAAAGCGCTCGTACGCCGCGATCAAGTTCCTGCTGTTCTCGCTCGTCGGCGGGCTCCTGATGCTCGCGTCGGTCGTCGGGCTGTACGTCGTATCGGCCGACCAGGGCGATCCGAGCTTCCTGATCACCGATCTGATGAGCCTCGACATCGGCGAGACCACCGGCCGCTGGCTGTTCCTCGGCTTCATGATCGCGTTCGCGATCAAGGCGCCGATGTGGCCCGTGCACACCTGGCTGCCCGATGCCGCGGCGGCAGGTACGCCCGGAACATCGGTGTTGCTGGTCAGCATCCTGGACAAGATCGGCACGTTCGGCATGATCCGGCTGTGCCTCGGGATCTTCCCGGAGGCATCGCAGTGGGCAAGCCCCGTGGTGATCGTGCTGGCCGTGATCAGCGTCATCTACGGTGCGTTGCTGGCGATCGGCCAAGACGACATCCGCCGGCTCATCGCCTACACGTCGGTGTCGCACTTCGGCTTCATCGTGCTCGGCATCTTCGTACTCAACAGCCAGTCGGCGTCGGGTGCGTCGCTCTACATGTTCAACCACGGATTGTCGACGGCCGCGTTGTTCCTGGTCACCGGCGTCATGATCAGTCGGCGAGGCTCGGCGCGAATCTCCGACTTCGGCGGCGTACAGAAGATCGCGCCGTTGCTCGCCGGGGTGTTCCTGATCGCCGGTCTGTCCAGCTTGTCGCTGCCTGGGTTGTCGCCGTTCGTGAGCGAGTTCCTCGTACTCGCAGGCACGTTCACGCATTCGATCGCGGCTGCCGCGGTCGCGACGCTCGGCATCGTGCTCGCTGCGCTGTACATCCTGTTGATGTACCAACGCACGATGACCGGACCACTGCGCGAGGACAACGAGGGAGTCACCGACCTGCGTCCGCGCGAGTTGGCCGCGTTGGCGCCGACCGTTGTTCTGATCATCGGCCTCGGGTTCTTCCCGCAGCCGCTGCTCGACGTGATCAACCCGGCCGTCTCCGACACGCTCGAGCACGTCGGCGTCCACGATCCTGAGCCCGACCACCCGGCTGCTGAGTCGGCGGAGGAGGCACACCAGTGA
- a CDS encoding polyprenyl synthetase family protein codes for MTDDAFEARVRGRLDSVEQALTDAAATDEAFIAEAATHLLRAGGKRFRPLLVVLTAEFGDPVAEGVVPAALVVELTHLATLYHDDVMDEASLRRGAESANARWDNSIAILTGDYLFARASHVVADLGPDAVRIQAETFSRLVQGQIRETMGPRDGEQPLEHYLSVVSDKTGSLIATSARFGAMMAGASESVQQRLTEFGERIGSAFQLSDDIIDVASDSHDSGKTPGTDLREGVPTLPTLIARSSDSPQDARLRELLSGPISSDADHAEALALLREHSALDEARAFVRGRADEARALLADLPPGHARDALESLCDTVVTRIA; via the coding sequence ATGACCGACGACGCCTTCGAGGCGCGCGTACGCGGTCGGCTCGACTCCGTCGAGCAGGCGCTCACCGATGCGGCGGCCACCGACGAGGCGTTCATCGCCGAAGCCGCGACCCATCTGTTGCGCGCGGGCGGCAAACGGTTTCGGCCGTTACTCGTCGTGCTGACCGCTGAGTTCGGCGATCCGGTCGCCGAGGGTGTGGTGCCCGCCGCACTCGTCGTCGAGTTGACCCATCTGGCGACGCTGTACCACGACGATGTGATGGATGAAGCATCGCTTCGGCGCGGAGCCGAGAGCGCGAACGCGCGCTGGGACAACTCGATCGCGATCCTCACCGGTGACTACCTGTTCGCCCGGGCCTCGCATGTCGTCGCAGATCTCGGACCGGATGCCGTGCGCATCCAGGCCGAGACGTTCTCCCGCCTCGTCCAGGGTCAGATCCGAGAGACGATGGGTCCGCGCGACGGCGAGCAGCCGCTCGAGCACTACCTGTCGGTCGTCTCGGACAAGACCGGGTCACTCATCGCGACGTCCGCGCGCTTCGGCGCCATGATGGCGGGCGCATCGGAGTCGGTGCAACAGCGGTTGACCGAGTTCGGCGAGCGCATCGGATCCGCGTTCCAGCTCAGCGACGACATCATCGACGTCGCAAGTGACTCACACGACTCCGGCAAGACCCCGGGCACCGATCTGCGCGAGGGTGTGCCCACGCTGCCCACGTTGATCGCCCGGTCGTCGGACTCACCGCAGGATGCACGGTTGCGTGAACTTCTGTCGGGGCCCATCTCCAGCGACGCTGACCATGCCGAAGCACTCGCGTTGCTTCGCGAGCACTCGGCACTCGACGAGGCGCGAGCCTTCGTACGAGGCCGTGCCGATGAGGCGCGAGCCCTGCTCGCGGATCTGCCGCCCGGCCACGCTCGCGACGCCCTCGAGTCGCTCTGCGACACGGTCGTCACCCGCATCGCCTGA
- the nuoI gene encoding NADH-quinone oxidoreductase subunit NuoI produces the protein MAESRPRLKEQLWDPIAGFGVTFRTMFRKTVTEQYPFEKKPTAPRFHGRHQLNRWPDGLEKCIGCELCAWACPADAIYVEGASNGGDDERFSPGERYGRVYQINYLRCILCGLCIEACPTRALTMTNEYELADNSREKLIYEKQDLLAPLLPGMEQPPHGMRLGDDDDDYYRNATRDTVATGTDAEADE, from the coding sequence ATGGCTGAGTCTCGCCCCCGCCTGAAGGAACAGCTGTGGGACCCGATCGCCGGGTTCGGCGTCACGTTCCGCACGATGTTCCGCAAGACCGTCACGGAGCAGTACCCGTTCGAGAAGAAACCGACGGCTCCGCGCTTCCATGGTCGCCATCAGCTCAACCGCTGGCCCGACGGACTCGAGAAGTGCATCGGCTGCGAGCTGTGCGCATGGGCCTGCCCGGCCGATGCGATCTACGTCGAGGGTGCGTCCAACGGCGGTGACGATGAGCGGTTCTCACCGGGTGAGCGGTACGGCCGGGTGTACCAGATCAACTACCTGCGTTGCATTCTGTGTGGCCTGTGCATCGAGGCGTGCCCGACGCGCGCGCTCACGATGACCAACGAGTACGAGCTCGCCGACAACTCCCGCGAGAAGCTCATCTACGAGAAGCAGGATCTCCTCGCTCCACTGCTGCCCGGTATGGAGCAGCCGCCGCACGGCATGCGTCTCGGTGACGACGATGACGACTACTACCGCAACGCCACCCGTGACACGGTCGCGACCGGAACCGACGCGGAGGCAGACGAGTGA
- a CDS encoding PhoX family phosphatase: MPRLLPLINPTGPHGSRSAMTCHYRCGDACDKPIPNKSDNEHMSNVLASVVARRSLLRGGAAASVTVGLGATLAGPAAAAVAKPGKPGKGSAAAELAFRPVRPNVRDNVTVPAGYDYDVIISWGDRVVPGAPRFNVYKQSPEAQAQQFGYNCDYVGVLPVQGEKNRAILGVNNEYTDPELMFPTDWYDADTQKRIEMAAHGFSVVEIERGRRDGAWKQRPVGKTKLNRRITADTPMQLTGPAAGDKRMRTSANPKGRTARGTIGNCSGGMTPWGTFLSGEENFNGYFDASGDLDPKHADSYDRYGLSGEGRGWGDVDDRFDLTKEPNEPFRFGYIVEIDPQHPKAKPRKRTMLGRMKHEGATTSLSKDGRVVVYMGDDERGDYIYKFVSRQKFRKGKAAKAREHNLGLLDDGTLYVAKFTGDGLDDDEYDGTGEWIALTSATESYVDGMTVADVLIDTRLAADSVSPTKMDRPEDIERNPVTGRVYAALTNNSNRGKDQPVDEANPLDTSMVRESLDAPLTSASGNRNGYVLEWVERGNDAAATAFRWNLFLVCGDPEAPETYFGGFPKEQVSPISCPDNVAFDPAGNLWISTDGNALGSNDGMFAVPTRGSERGNVRQFLTVPVAAETCGPLVSEDGLTVFAAVQHPGESDGATFEEPTSTWPHTDRFPRPSVICTYRIDNQRIGR, translated from the coding sequence ATGCCGCGACTGCTGCCGTTGATCAACCCGACCGGCCCGCATGGGTCTCGAAGCGCGATGACCTGCCACTACCGCTGTGGCGACGCATGCGATAAGCCGATCCCGAACAAATCCGACAACGAGCACATGTCGAATGTGCTCGCCTCCGTGGTTGCGCGCAGGTCGCTCCTCCGAGGTGGCGCGGCGGCGTCGGTGACCGTTGGTCTCGGCGCAACCCTCGCCGGCCCGGCGGCCGCGGCGGTTGCCAAGCCGGGCAAGCCGGGTAAGGGCAGTGCCGCCGCAGAGCTCGCGTTCCGGCCGGTACGCCCGAACGTACGCGACAACGTGACGGTGCCCGCCGGGTACGACTACGACGTCATCATCTCGTGGGGCGACCGGGTCGTGCCGGGTGCGCCACGGTTCAACGTGTACAAGCAGTCGCCCGAGGCACAGGCACAGCAGTTCGGCTACAACTGCGACTACGTCGGCGTACTCCCCGTCCAGGGTGAGAAGAACCGCGCCATCCTCGGCGTCAACAACGAGTACACCGACCCCGAGCTGATGTTCCCGACCGATTGGTACGACGCGGACACCCAGAAGCGCATCGAGATGGCCGCACACGGGTTCAGCGTCGTCGAGATCGAGCGTGGCCGCCGCGACGGCGCGTGGAAGCAGCGTCCGGTCGGTAAGACCAAGCTGAACCGACGGATCACCGCAGACACTCCCATGCAGCTGACCGGCCCGGCCGCCGGTGACAAGCGGATGCGGACGAGCGCGAACCCGAAGGGTCGCACCGCGCGCGGCACGATCGGCAACTGCTCGGGCGGCATGACGCCGTGGGGCACGTTCCTGTCCGGCGAGGAGAACTTCAACGGCTACTTCGACGCATCCGGCGACCTCGACCCGAAGCATGCCGACAGCTACGACCGGTACGGACTGAGCGGCGAGGGCCGCGGCTGGGGCGATGTCGACGACCGGTTCGATCTGACCAAGGAGCCGAACGAGCCGTTCCGGTTCGGCTACATCGTCGAGATCGACCCGCAGCACCCGAAGGCCAAGCCGCGCAAGCGTACGATGCTCGGCCGGATGAAGCACGAAGGTGCGACGACCTCGCTCAGCAAGGACGGCCGCGTCGTCGTCTACATGGGCGACGACGAGCGCGGCGACTACATCTACAAGTTCGTGTCCAGGCAGAAGTTCCGCAAGGGCAAGGCCGCGAAGGCTCGCGAGCACAACCTCGGCCTGCTGGACGACGGCACGCTGTACGTCGCGAAGTTCACCGGCGACGGGCTCGACGACGATGAGTACGACGGCACCGGTGAGTGGATCGCACTCACCTCCGCGACGGAGTCGTACGTGGACGGGATGACCGTCGCCGACGTGCTGATCGACACGCGGCTCGCGGCCGACTCGGTGTCGCCGACGAAGATGGACCGCCCCGAGGACATCGAGCGCAACCCCGTCACCGGCCGGGTGTACGCGGCGCTGACCAACAACTCGAACCGCGGCAAGGACCAGCCCGTCGACGAGGCGAACCCGCTGGACACCTCAATGGTTCGCGAATCGCTCGATGCACCGCTGACGAGCGCATCGGGCAACCGCAACGGGTACGTACTCGAGTGGGTCGAGCGTGGCAACGACGCGGCTGCGACGGCGTTCCGGTGGAACCTGTTCCTGGTCTGCGGCGATCCGGAGGCACCCGAGACGTACTTCGGCGGGTTCCCGAAGGAGCAGGTCAGCCCGATCTCCTGCCCGGACAACGTGGCGTTCGACCCTGCCGGCAATCTGTGGATCTCGACCGACGGTAACGCGCTCGGGTCCAACGACGGGATGTTCGCCGTACCGACACGGGGCAGCGAGCGCGGCAACGTACGTCAGTTCCTGACCGTTCCGGTCGCCGCCGAGACGTGCGGGCCGCTGGTATCGGAGGACGGCCTCACGGTGTTCGCCGCCGTGCAGCATCCGGGTGAGTCCGACGGCGCGACCTTCGAGGAGCCGACCTCGACGTGGCCGCACACCGACCGCTTCCCGCGGCCGTCGGTCATCTGCACGTACCGCATCGACAACCAGCGCATCGGTCGCTGA
- the rarD gene encoding EamA family transporter RarD — translation MSAEFADDRRRGFVFGAAAYTIWGFFPLYFPLLEPAGPVEILSHRVVWSLALVIGLLTLLGKWRSALAVVRSPRRLGLLTLAAIFIAVNWGVYIYGVNNGHVVETSLGYFINPLVTILMGVVVLGERLRVVQWAALALAFAAVIELGVDYGRPPYISLALAFSFATYGLLKKKVGVGALEGLGLETMVLAPLALAYLGYLDVDGSGSFGHRGVGNALLLVLAGVLTAIPLLLFAGAANRVTMTMLGLLQYVTPTLQFLLGILVFHEDMTPARWVGFILVWAALAIITVEGIANRRRLLRRAAQAPAR, via the coding sequence GTGAGTGCTGAGTTCGCGGATGATCGACGCCGAGGTTTCGTGTTCGGCGCCGCCGCGTACACCATCTGGGGGTTCTTCCCGCTCTACTTCCCGTTGCTGGAGCCCGCCGGACCGGTGGAGATCCTCTCGCACCGGGTCGTCTGGTCGTTGGCGCTGGTCATCGGCCTGCTCACCCTGCTCGGCAAATGGCGCAGCGCGCTGGCCGTCGTACGGTCGCCGCGCCGGCTCGGCTTGTTGACCCTGGCCGCGATCTTCATCGCCGTGAACTGGGGCGTGTACATCTACGGCGTCAACAACGGGCACGTCGTCGAGACCTCGCTCGGCTACTTCATCAACCCGCTGGTGACGATCCTGATGGGTGTCGTCGTCCTGGGCGAGCGGCTCCGCGTCGTGCAGTGGGCGGCGCTCGCTCTCGCATTCGCTGCGGTGATCGAGCTGGGTGTCGACTATGGCCGGCCGCCGTACATCTCGTTGGCGCTTGCGTTCTCGTTCGCCACGTACGGGCTGCTGAAGAAGAAGGTCGGCGTCGGAGCACTGGAAGGGCTCGGTCTGGAGACCATGGTGCTCGCACCGCTCGCCCTCGCGTACCTCGGCTACCTCGATGTCGACGGCTCGGGATCGTTCGGCCACCGAGGAGTCGGCAACGCCCTGCTACTCGTACTGGCCGGCGTACTCACCGCTATCCCGCTGCTGCTGTTCGCGGGCGCAGCGAACCGAGTCACGATGACGATGCTCGGACTGCTGCAGTACGTGACGCCGACGCTGCAGTTCCTGCTGGGCATCCTGGTCTTCCACGAGGACATGACACCGGCCCGGTGGGTCGGGTTCATTTTGGTCTGGGCCGCGTTGGCGATCATCACCGTCGAGGGCATCGCCAACCGTCGCCGGCTGCTGCGCCGCGCCGCGCAGGCACCGGCCCGCTGA
- the nuoN gene encoding NADH-quinone oxidoreductase subunit NuoN — translation MSSALLAAPPDISGPSIEYSVIYPVLIVFGAAFVGVMLEAFAPRKVRYFSQLVVTLIGLIAAFVGTIQVAAGLDETSGGAASARGKVVAEGALAVDGPTVFIWGLVLILAFVSMLLFAERRLEGGLTAFAGQAAAIPGTEAEREDTAQRVEQTEIFPLALFAIGGMMVFPASNDLITMFIALEVLSLPLYVLCGMARRRRLLSQEAAMKYFLLGAFASAFFLYGIALTYGYAGSLTMAGIADAVASRSGGHNLLLAGIGLLAVGTLFKVSAAPFHAWTPDVYQGAPTAVTGFMAACTKVAGFGALLRIFFVAFGDAQWDWRPMLWIIAGLTMVIGSLVAIAQTDMKRMLAYSSVAHAGFLLVGVAGAVGVTADYTGITSIESVLFYLATYGFPTIGAFAIVTLVRDAGGEATHLSRWAGLGKESPLLACIFAFFLLAFAGIPLTSGFMGKWAVFGAAWAGDAWLLVVIGVLMSAVAAFFYVRVIVLMFFQEPTGEGPTVAVPSYLTSVVLAVTVAVTIVLGIVPGPVLELAQHAGAFVR, via the coding sequence GTGAGCTCAGCTCTACTCGCAGCGCCCCCGGACATCTCGGGGCCGTCGATCGAGTACTCCGTCATCTACCCGGTCCTGATCGTCTTCGGGGCTGCGTTCGTCGGCGTGATGCTCGAAGCGTTCGCGCCGCGCAAGGTGCGCTACTTCTCGCAGCTGGTCGTCACCCTGATCGGGCTCATCGCCGCCTTCGTCGGCACGATCCAGGTCGCGGCCGGGCTCGACGAGACGTCCGGTGGTGCCGCTTCGGCGCGAGGCAAGGTCGTTGCCGAGGGTGCACTTGCGGTCGACGGTCCGACGGTCTTCATCTGGGGACTCGTCCTCATCCTCGCGTTCGTCAGCATGCTGCTGTTCGCCGAGCGTCGACTCGAGGGCGGACTCACCGCGTTCGCTGGCCAGGCCGCCGCGATCCCCGGCACCGAGGCGGAGCGCGAAGACACCGCACAGCGGGTCGAGCAGACGGAGATCTTCCCGCTCGCCCTGTTCGCCATCGGCGGCATGATGGTCTTCCCAGCGTCGAATGACCTGATCACGATGTTCATCGCGCTCGAGGTGCTGTCGTTGCCGCTGTACGTACTCTGCGGCATGGCTCGGCGGCGTCGCCTCCTCTCGCAGGAGGCCGCGATGAAGTACTTCCTGCTCGGTGCGTTCGCATCGGCGTTCTTCCTGTACGGAATCGCGCTCACCTATGGCTACGCGGGCAGCCTGACGATGGCCGGGATCGCCGATGCAGTCGCGAGCCGCTCGGGCGGTCACAACCTGCTTCTCGCGGGTATCGGCCTGCTCGCCGTCGGCACGCTGTTCAAGGTGTCGGCAGCGCCGTTCCACGCGTGGACGCCCGACGTCTACCAAGGTGCCCCGACGGCCGTCACCGGCTTCATGGCCGCGTGTACGAAGGTCGCCGGCTTCGGCGCCCTGCTGCGGATCTTCTTCGTGGCGTTCGGTGACGCGCAATGGGACTGGCGCCCGATGCTCTGGATCATCGCCGGACTCACCATGGTCATCGGCTCTCTGGTCGCCATCGCGCAGACGGATATGAAGCGCATGCTCGCGTACTCCTCCGTCGCACACGCAGGCTTCCTGCTGGTCGGTGTCGCCGGTGCGGTCGGTGTGACTGCCGATTACACGGGCATCACCAGCATCGAGAGTGTGCTGTTCTACCTGGCCACGTACGGCTTCCCGACGATCGGTGCGTTCGCCATCGTGACGCTCGTACGTGATGCGGGCGGCGAGGCGACGCACCTCTCGCGGTGGGCGGGGCTCGGTAAGGAGTCACCGCTGCTCGCCTGCATCTTCGCGTTCTTCCTGCTCGCATTCGCGGGAATCCCGCTCACCAGCGGCTTCATGGGCAAGTGGGCGGTGTTCGGCGCGGCTTGGGCCGGCGACGCCTGGCTGCTCGTGGTGATCGGCGTGCTGATGAGCGCCGTGGCGGCGTTCTTCTACGTCCGGGTGATCGTGCTGATGTTCTTCCAGGAGCCGACCGGCGAGGGCCCGACCGTCGCCGTACCGAGCTATCTGACCTCGGTCGTTCTCGCCGTGACGGTTGCTGTCACAATCGTGTTGGGCATCGTCCCCGGACCGGTGCTCGAGCTTGCCCAGCATGCGGGCGCGTTCGTACGCTGA
- the nuoL gene encoding NADH-quinone oxidoreductase subunit L, whose protein sequence is MWLLVALPLASAAVLLLVGRRGDKWGHLLGTAAPLASFVIGVITFVELLGRNDSDRTVSQNLFTWIEVGGFNVDMEILYDPLSAVFVLLITGVGSLIHIYSIGYMEHDERRRRFFAYLNLFVAAMLTLVLASDYLVLFLGWEGVGLASYLLIGFWQHKNSAAVAAKKAFVVNRVGDMGMALAIMLMFAQFGTTSMAGVSTVAGEASNAAATALGLLLLLGACGKSAQVPLQSWLLDAMEGPTPVSALIHAATMVTAGVYLIVRSNFIFNESEAARTAVVTVGLVTLLFGAIIGCAKDDIKKALAGSTMSQIGYMTLAAGLGPAGYAFAIFHLLTHGFFKANMFLGAGSVMHGTNDDVDMRHYGALQRAMPITFLTFAAGYLAIIGFPGFSGFFSKDKIIEAAFADNIWIGLGAVLGAGITAFYMTRLMIMTFVSEKRWREGVHPHESPRVMTVPLLVLAALSVFGGVLLLGNWISDWLEPVVGHEEHHLDVPVWVLTVFVLAVVAVGIVIAYFRYLRDEIPDVAPTKVSVFTKAARADLYGDAFNEAVFMRPGQYLTRTLVFVDNRGIDGAVNGIAGLTGRAANAVRRWQNGYVRSYALATFGGALLVVLAMLAVNLT, encoded by the coding sequence CTGTGGCTGCTGGTCGCACTACCGCTTGCGAGCGCCGCCGTGCTACTGCTCGTCGGTCGTCGGGGCGACAAATGGGGTCATCTGCTCGGCACCGCGGCGCCGCTGGCGTCGTTCGTGATCGGCGTGATCACATTCGTCGAGCTACTCGGCCGCAACGACTCCGATCGCACCGTCTCGCAGAACCTCTTCACCTGGATCGAGGTCGGCGGCTTCAACGTCGACATGGAGATCCTGTACGACCCGCTGTCGGCGGTCTTCGTACTGCTGATCACCGGTGTGGGATCGCTGATCCACATCTACTCCATCGGTTACATGGAGCACGACGAGCGACGTCGGCGATTCTTCGCGTACCTCAACCTGTTCGTCGCGGCGATGCTGACACTCGTACTCGCCAGCGACTACCTGGTCCTGTTCCTCGGCTGGGAGGGCGTCGGCCTGGCGTCGTACCTGTTGATCGGGTTCTGGCAGCACAAGAACTCCGCGGCGGTCGCGGCCAAGAAGGCCTTCGTCGTCAACCGGGTCGGCGACATGGGCATGGCACTCGCGATCATGCTGATGTTCGCGCAGTTCGGTACGACCTCGATGGCCGGTGTCTCCACCGTGGCCGGCGAGGCGTCCAACGCCGCTGCAACGGCACTCGGCCTGCTGCTTCTGCTCGGTGCCTGCGGTAAGTCCGCTCAGGTACCCCTGCAGAGCTGGCTGCTCGACGCGATGGAAGGCCCGACGCCGGTCTCGGCGTTGATCCACGCCGCGACGATGGTGACCGCGGGCGTCTACCTGATCGTCCGGTCGAACTTCATCTTCAACGAGTCGGAAGCCGCACGTACCGCCGTTGTGACCGTCGGTCTCGTGACGTTGTTGTTCGGTGCGATCATCGGTTGTGCCAAGGACGACATCAAGAAGGCACTGGCCGGTTCGACCATGAGCCAGATCGGCTACATGACACTCGCCGCAGGGCTCGGCCCGGCCGGTTATGCGTTCGCGATCTTCCATCTGCTGACGCACGGCTTCTTCAAGGCCAACATGTTCCTCGGCGCCGGCTCGGTGATGCACGGTACGAACGACGACGTCGACATGCGCCATTACGGCGCATTGCAGCGGGCGATGCCGATCACGTTCCTGACCTTCGCGGCCGGCTATCTCGCGATCATCGGCTTCCCGGGCTTCTCCGGGTTCTTCTCCAAGGACAAGATCATCGAGGCCGCGTTCGCCGACAACATCTGGATCGGTCTCGGTGCCGTTCTCGGTGCCGGCATCACCGCGTTCTACATGACGCGACTGATGATCATGACGTTCGTCTCCGAGAAGCGGTGGCGCGAAGGCGTACACCCGCATGAGTCGCCGCGGGTCATGACGGTGCCGCTGCTGGTGCTCGCCGCGCTCTCGGTGTTCGGCGGCGTGCTGCTGCTCGGTAACTGGATCAGCGACTGGCTCGAGCCGGTCGTCGGTCACGAGGAGCACCACCTCGACGTGCCCGTATGGGTGCTGACGGTGTTCGTGCTCGCGGTCGTCGCGGTCGGCATCGTGATCGCCTACTTCCGCTACCTGCGCGACGAGATCCCCGACGTCGCCCCGACGAAGGTCTCGGTGTTCACCAAGGCGGCGCGTGCCGACCTGTACGGTGACGCGTTCAACGAGGCCGTGTTCATGCGGCCGGGTCAGTACCTCACCCGGACCCTCGTCTTCGTCGACAACCGCGGCATCGACGGAGCCGTCAACGGCATCGCAGGTCTGACCGGACGCGCGGCGAACGCGGTTCGTCGCTGGCAAAACGGATACGTGCGTTCGTACGCACTCGCAACCTTTGGAGGCGCGCTCCTCGTGGTGCTCGCAATGCTGGCGGTGAACCTGACATGA
- the nuoK gene encoding NADH-quinone oxidoreductase subunit NuoK, with product MSPTWFLTLSALLFTIGAVGVLVRRNAIVVFMCIELMLNACNLTLVTFSRVHGTLEGQVAAFFVMVVAAAEVVVGLAIIVAIYRARRSASVDDTSLLKY from the coding sequence GTGAGTCCCACCTGGTTCCTGACGCTCTCGGCGCTGCTGTTCACCATCGGCGCGGTCGGCGTACTCGTACGCCGCAACGCGATCGTCGTGTTCATGTGCATCGAGTTGATGCTGAACGCCTGCAACCTCACCCTGGTGACCTTCTCGCGCGTCCACGGCACGCTCGAGGGCCAGGTTGCCGCGTTCTTCGTGATGGTCGTCGCCGCCGCCGAGGTCGTCGTCGGCCTGGCGATCATCGTGGCGATCTACCGTGCCCGGCGTTCGGCTTCTGTCGACGACACCAGCCTGCTGAAGTACTGA